One Vigna unguiculata cultivar IT97K-499-35 chromosome 11, ASM411807v1, whole genome shotgun sequence DNA window includes the following coding sequences:
- the LOC114169640 gene encoding protein SUPPRESSOR OF K(+) TRANSPORT GROWTH DEFECT 1-like isoform X2, which yields MYSNFKEQAIEYVKQAVDEDNKGNYAKAFQLYMNALEYFKTHLKYEKNPKIKEAITQKFTEYLRRAEEIRAVLDDGPSGPPSSGDAAVATRPKTKPKDGAGGDGEDPEQAKLRAGLNSAIVREKPDVKWNDVAGLESAKQALQEAVILPVKFPQFFTGKRRPWRAFLLYGPPGTGKSYLAKAVATEADSTFFSIF from the exons atgtATAGCAATTTCAAAGAACAAGCAATAGAGTACGTGAAGCAAGCGGTGGATGAAGACAACAAAGGTAATTACGCGAAAGCGTTTCAACTTTACATGAACGCGTTGGAGTACTTCAAAACGCACCTCAAGTATGAGAAGAACCCTAAGATCAAGGAGGCCATCACGCAGAAATTCACGGAGTACCTGCGTCGGGCCGAGGAGATCCGGGCCGTCCTAGATGATGGGCCCAGCGGCCCACCTTCCTCCGGGGATGCTGCTGTCGCTACCAGGCCCAAGACTAAGCCCAAGGACGGCGCCGGCGGTGACGGGGAGGATCCTGAACAGGCCAAGCTCCGGGCCGGGCTCAACTCTGCCATCGTTAGAGAAAAGCCCGACGTGAAGTGGAACGACGTGGCGGGGCTGGAGAGTGCCAAACAGGCTCTGCAGGAAGCGGTTATCTTGCCCGTGAAGTTTCCTCAGTTTTTCACCG GTAAACGACGACCTTGGAGAGCGTTTTTGTTGTACGGACCACCTGGGACGGGTAAATCGTATTTGGCCAAGGCTGTTGCAACAGAAGCTGATTCGACATTCTTCAG cattttttaa
- the LOC114169640 gene encoding protein SUPPRESSOR OF K(+) TRANSPORT GROWTH DEFECT 1-like isoform X1, whose protein sequence is MYSNFKEQAIEYVKQAVDEDNKGNYAKAFQLYMNALEYFKTHLKYEKNPKIKEAITQKFTEYLRRAEEIRAVLDDGPSGPPSSGDAAVATRPKTKPKDGAGGDGEDPEQAKLRAGLNSAIVREKPDVKWNDVAGLESAKQALQEAVILPVKFPQFFTGKRRPWRAFLLYGPPGTGKSYLAKAVATEADSTFFSVSSSDLVSKWMGESEKLVSNLFEMARESAPSIIFIDEIDSLCGQRGEGNESEASRRIKTEVLVQMQGVGHNDQKVLVLAATNTPYALDQAIRRRFDKRIYIPLPDLKARQHMFKVHLGDTPHSLTESDFEHLARRTEGFSGSDISVCVKDVLFEPVRKTQDAMFFFKNPEGMWIPCGPKQQSAIQITMQELAAKGLASQILPPPISRTDFDKVLARQRPTVSKTDLDVHERFTKEFGEEG, encoded by the exons atgtATAGCAATTTCAAAGAACAAGCAATAGAGTACGTGAAGCAAGCGGTGGATGAAGACAACAAAGGTAATTACGCGAAAGCGTTTCAACTTTACATGAACGCGTTGGAGTACTTCAAAACGCACCTCAAGTATGAGAAGAACCCTAAGATCAAGGAGGCCATCACGCAGAAATTCACGGAGTACCTGCGTCGGGCCGAGGAGATCCGGGCCGTCCTAGATGATGGGCCCAGCGGCCCACCTTCCTCCGGGGATGCTGCTGTCGCTACCAGGCCCAAGACTAAGCCCAAGGACGGCGCCGGCGGTGACGGGGAGGATCCTGAACAGGCCAAGCTCCGGGCCGGGCTCAACTCTGCCATCGTTAGAGAAAAGCCCGACGTGAAGTGGAACGACGTGGCGGGGCTGGAGAGTGCCAAACAGGCTCTGCAGGAAGCGGTTATCTTGCCCGTGAAGTTTCCTCAGTTTTTCACCG GTAAACGACGACCTTGGAGAGCGTTTTTGTTGTACGGACCACCTGGGACGGGTAAATCGTATTTGGCCAAGGCTGTTGCAACAGAAGCTGATTCGACATTCTTCAG TGTTTCTTCATCAGACCTAGTTTCAAAGTGGATGGGTGAAAGTGAAAAGTTGGTTTCAAATCTTTTTGAAATGGCTCGTGAAAGTGCACCTTCTATCATATTCATTGATGAAATAGATTCTCTGTGTGGTCAGCGTGGAGAGGGTAACGAGAGTGAGGCTTCAAGACGAATTAAAACTGAAGTTCTGGTGCAGATGCAG GGTGTAGGACACAATGATCAGAAAGTTCTGGTTCTAGCGGCTACAAATACACCTTATGCTCTAGACCAG GCAATAAGGCGACGTTTTGATAAGCGAATATACATACCCCTACCAGATTTGAAGGCTCGCCAGCACATGTTCAAG GTGCACCTAGGAGATACTCCCCATAGTTTGACAGAAagtgattttgaacatttggcTCGCCGGACAGAGGGGTTTTCAGGTTCAGATATATCTGTCTGT GTCAAAGATGTTTTATTTGAACCTGTTCGCAAAACCCAAGATGCCATGTTTTTCTTTAAGAATCCTGAGGGCATGTGGATTCCATGTGGACCAAAGCAACAGAGTGCAATACAAATTACAATGCAGGAGCTTGCTGCGAAAGGACTTGCTTCACAG ATCCTGCCACCACCTATATCGAGGACAGATTTTGACAAAGTACTTGCTAGACAAAGACCCACTGTAAGCAAGACCGACCTCGATGTTCATGAGAGATTCACAAAGGAGTTCGGAGAGGAAGGATAA
- the LOC114169167 gene encoding subtilisin-like protease SBT5.3, producing MGFAKVLSYFTLLLFIGYTLVNGSTPKHHIVYMGDHSHPNSESVIRANHEILASVTGSLSEAKAATIHHYSKSFQGFSAMITPEQATQLAEHKSVVSVFESKMNKLHTTHSWDFLGLDTIYRNHPIPLDTASEVIVGVIDSGIWPESESFTDYGLGPVPKRFKGECVTGDNFTLANCNRKIIGARFYSKGFEAENGPLDGVVNKIFFRSPRDNDGHGTHTASTIAGSIVANASLFGIAKGTARGGAPSARLSIYKACWFDFCSDADILSAVDDAIHDGVDILSLSLGPNPPQPIYFEDAVSLGTFHAFQKGILVSASAGNSVFPRTACNVAPWILTVAASSIDRDFSSNIYLGNSKVLKGSSLNPIKMEHQYGLVYGSASAAAGVSAVNASFCKNNTLNPTLIKGKIVICTIENFSDNRQEKAIEIRKGGGVGMILIDHNAKDVGFQFVIPSTLIGQDAVEELQAYIKTDKNPTARIYPTITVVGTKPAPQMAAFSSMGPNIITPDIIKPDITAPGLNILAAWSPVGTDATVEQRPVNYNIISGTSMSCPHITAVAAIIKSHHPSWGPAAIMSSIMTTATVTDNTHHLIRREPNGTQTTPFDYGSGHVNPVASLNPGLVYEFNSQDVLNFLCSNGASPAQLKNLTGDLTQCQKPLTASYNFNYPSIGVSNLNGSLSVYRTVTYYGGEPTVYSASIENPSGVKVTVTPAELKFYKTGEKITFRIDFFPFKKSNGNFVFGSLTWNNGKQRVRSPIGVNVLST from the exons ATGGGGTTTGCCAAAGTTTTAAGCTATTTCACCCTTCTCCTTTTCATAGGGTATACTTTGGTGAATGGATCCACCCCAAAG CATCATATAGTTTACATGGGAGATCATTCACACCCTAATTCAGAATCCGTGATCAGAGCAAACCATGAGATACTAGCTTCAGTCACTGGAAG CCTAAGTGAAGCAAAAGCAGCAACCATCCACCATTACAGTAAAAGCTTCCAAGGCTTCTCAGCTATGATTACACCTGAACAAGCCACTCAACTTGCAG AACATAAATCGGTAGTGTCAGTTTTTGAGAGCAAAATGAATAAACTCCACACCACACATTCTTGGGATTTTCTTGGATTGGATACTATCTACAGGAACCATCCTATACCACTGGACACTGCATCCGAAGTCATTGTTGGTGTCATTGACTCTG GAATCTGGCCGGAATCGGAAAGCTTCACTGATTATGGATTAGGTCCCGTGCCCAAAAGATTCAAAGGAGAGTGTGTGACTGGTGATAACTTTACACTAGCCAATTGCAACAG GAAAATTATAGGTGCTCGGTTCTATTCAAAAGGGTTTGAAGCAGAAAATGGCCCTCTAGATGGTGTTGTGAATAAGATATTTTTCCGGTCACCTCGAGATAATGATGGACATGGAACACACACAGCTTCCACAATAGCAGGGTCCATTGTTGCTAATGCCAGCTTATTTGGCATTGCCAAAGGAACAGCTAGAGGTGGTGCCCCAAGTGCTAGACTTTCCATCTACAAGGCCTGTTGGTTTGACTTTTGCAGTGATGCTGATATTCTTTCAGCAGTGGATGATGCTATTCATGATGGCGTTGACAtattatctctttctcttggtCCTAATCCTCCTCAGCCAATTTACTTTGAAGATGCAGTCAGTTTAGGAACATTCCATGCATTTCAAAAGGGTATTCTTGTTTCTGCTTCAGCTGGAAACTCAGTTTTTCCACGTACTGCATGCAATGTTGCTCCTTGGATCCTCACTGTTGCTGCTAGCTCCATAGACAGAGATTTCAGTTCAAACATCTACCTTGGCAACTCAAAGGTCTTAAAG GGTTCTTCTTTGAATCCAATAAAAATGGAGCACCAGTATGGTTTGGTATATGGAAGTGCTTCTGCAGCTGCTGGAGTTTCAGCAGTAAATGCAAG CTTCTGCAAGAACAATACTCTAAATCCTACCTTGATCAAGGGTAAAATTGTGATCTGTACAATCGAGAATTTCAGTGATAACAGACAAGAGAAGGCCATAGAAATAAGGAAAGGTGGAGGGGTTGGAATGATACTTATTGATCATAATGCCAAAGATGTTGGTTTTCAATTTGTCATCCCAAGCACTCTCATTGGTCAGGATGCTGTAGAAGAGCTTCAAGCATATATAAAGACTGATAA GAATCCTACTGCTAGAATCTACCCAACAATAACTGTAGTTGGTACCAAACCAGCACCACAAATGGCAGCTTTTTCTTCTATGGGGCCAAATATTATAACACCAGACATTATTAAG CCAGACATCACAGCACCTGGACTGAATATTTTGGCAGCATGGTCTCCAGTAGGAACTGATGCCACAGTTGAACAACGACCTGTCAACTACAACATCATTTCAGGAACATCAATGTCTTGTCCACACATAACTGCAGTTGCAGCAATTATTAAATCTCACCACCCATCTTGGGGTCCTGCAGCCATAATGTCTTCAATAATGACAACAG CAACAGTTACTGATAACACACACCATCTCATAAGACGAGAACCAAATGGAACTCAAACCACACCATTTGACTATGGATCCGGACATGTTAATCCAGTTGCATCACTGAATCCGGGATTAGTATATGAATTTAACTCCCAAGATGTTCTGAATTTTCTGTGCAGCAATGGAGCAAGCCCAGCACAACTTAAAAACCTCACTGGGGATCTTACTCAATGCCAAAAACCTCTTACAGCTTCCTACAACTTCAACTATCCTTCCATTGGAGTGTCCAACTTGAATGGAAGTTTATCAGTTTATCGTACAGTTACTTATTATGGTGGGGAGCCAACAGTATATTCTGCAAGTATTGAAAATCCATCTGGTGTGAAGGTTACTGTTACTCCAGCAGAATTGAAGTTCTACAAAACTGGGGAGAAGATAACTTTCAGGATTGATTTCTTCCCTTTCAAGAAAAGCAATGGAAACTTTGTGTTTGGCTCCTTGACATGGAATAATGGCAAACAAAGGGTTAGGAGTCCTATTGGTGTCAATGTACTCTCTACTTAA
- the LOC114169166 gene encoding subtilisin-like protease SBT5.3, translated as MGFEKISSFFILLFFGYTLVNGSTPKHYIVYMGDHSHPNSESVIRENHEILASVTGSLSEAKGVAVYHYSKSFQGFSAMITPEQAKQLAEYNSVVSVFESKMNKLYTTHSWDFLGLETAYENHAALDIASDVIVGVIDSGIWPESESFNDYGLGPVPEKFKGECVTGDNFTLANCNKKIIGARYYSKGFEAENGPLKSIANRIFFRSARDSGGHGTHTASTIAGSIVGNASLLGIAKGTARGGAPSARLSIYKVCWLGFCSDADILSAMDDAIHDGVDILSLSLGPGLSQPIYFEDAISIGSFHAFQNGVFVSAAAGNSFFPGTACNVAPWIMTVAASTIDREFSSIIYLGNSKILKGSSLNPTRMNQSYDLIYGSAAAATGVSPINASFCKNNTLDPTLIKGKIVICTIEDFLSDDRREKALTIRQGGGVGMILNDHNAKDFGFQFAIPTTLIGQDALEELQAYTLTEKNPKARIYPTITVVGTKPAPEVAIFSSMGPNIITPDIIKPDITAPGVNILAAWSPVGTLATVEERALNYNILSGTSMSCPHITAVAANIKSHHPHWGPAAIKSAIMTTATVMDNTHHLIGRDPKGTPTTPFDYGSGHVIPVASLNPGLVYEFNSQDVLNFLCSNGASSAQLRNLTGNLTQCQKPLTASYNFNYPSIGVSNLNGSLSVYRTVTYYGGEPTVYYASVENPSGVKVTVTPAELKFWKIGEKKSFRIDFFPLRNSNGKFVFGALVWNNGTQRVRSPIALNVLST; from the exons ATGGGGtttgaaaaaatttcaagttttttCATCCTTCTCTTCTTTGGGTATACTCTGGTGAATGGATCCACCCCAAAG CATTACATAGTTTACATGGGAGATCATTCACATCCTAATTCAGAATCTGTTATCAGAGAAAACCATGAGATACTAGCTTCTGTTACTGGAAG CCTCAGTGAAGCAAAGGGTGTTGCAGTCTACCATTACAGTAAAAGCTTTCAAGGCTTCTCGGCCATGATCACTCCAGAGCAAGCTAAACAACTTGCAG AATATAACTCAGTGGTATCCGTTTTTGAGAGCAAAATGAATAAACTTTACACAACACATTCTTGGGATTTTCTTGGATTGGAGACTGCCTACGAGAATCATGCAGCATTGGACATTGCATCAGATGTCATTGTTGGTGTCATTGACTCtg GAATCTGGCCAGAATCAGAAAGCTTTAATGATTATGGATTAGGTCCTGTGCCTGAAAAGTTTAAGGGAGAGTGTGTTACTGGTGATAACTTCACACTAGCCAATTGCAACAA GAAAATTATTGGTGCACGGTACTATTCAAAGGGGTTTGAAGCAGAAAATGGTCCTCTAAAGAGCATTGCCAACAGGATATTTTTCCGGTCAGCCCGAGACAGCGGTGGACATGGAACACACACGGCTTCAACAATAGCAGGATCCATTGTTGGCAATGCCAGTTTACTTGGCATTGCCAAAGGAACTGCTAGAGGGGGTGCACCAAGTGCCAGACTTTCCATCTACAAGGTCTGTTGGTTGGGGTTCTGCAGTGATGCTGATATTCTTTCTGCCATGGATGATGCCATCCATGATGGAGTTGACATACTATCTCTCTCCCTTGGCCCTGGTCTTTCTCAGCCAATTTACTTTGAGGATGCTATCAGCATAGGATCATTCCATGCTTTCCAAAACGGAGTTTTTGTCTCTGCTGCAGCTGGAAACTCGTTTTTTCCAGGTACTGCTTGTAATGTTGCTCCTTGGATCATGACTGTTGCTGCTAGCACAATAGACAGGGAATTCAGTTCAATTATCTACCTTGGTAACTCAAAGATCTTAAAG GGTTCTTCTTTGAATCCAACAAGAATGAATCAATCGTATGATTTGATATATGGAAGTGCCGCTGCAGCTACTGGAGTTTCACCCATAAATGCAAG CTTCTGCAAGAACAATACTCTAGATCCTACCTTAATCAAAGGTAAGATTGTGATTTGCACAATTGAGGATTTCTTGAGTGATGACAGACGAGAGAAGGCCTTAACAATAAGGCAAGGTGGGGGTGTTGGAATGATACTTAATGACCACAATGCCAAAGATTTTGGTTTTCAATTTGCCATCCCAACCACTCTCATTGGTCAGGATGCCTTAGAAGAGCTTCAAGCCTATACATTGACAGAGAA GAATCCCAAAGCTAGAATCTACCCAACAATAACTGTAGTTGGTACCAAACCTGCACCAGAAGTGGCAATTTTTTCTTCCATGGGACCAAATATAATAACACCAGACATTATTAAG CCTGACATCACAGCACCTGGAGTGAATATTTTAGCAGCATGGTCTCCGGTTGGAACTTTAGCCACAGTTGAAGAACGAGCCCTCAACTATAACATCCTTTCAGGAACATCAATGTCTTGCCCCCATATAACTGCAGTTGCAGCAAATATAAAATCTCACCATCCACACTGGGGTCCTGCAGCCATAAAGTCTGCAATAATGACAACAG CCACAGTTATGGATAACACACATCACCTCATAGGAAGAGATCCAAAGGGTACTCCAACCACACCATTTGACTATGGATCCGGACATGTTATCCCAGTTGCATCACTAAATCCGGGATTAGTATATGAATTTAACTCCCAAGATGTTCTGAACTTTCTGTGCAGCAATGGAGCAAGTTCAGCACAACTCAGAAACCTCACTGGGAATCTTACTCAATGCCAAAAACCTCTTACAGCTTCCTACAACTTCAATTATCCTTCGATTGGAGTGTCCAACTTGAATGGAAGTTTATCAGTTTATCGTACAGTTACTTATTATGGTGGGGAGCCAACAGTGTATTATGCAAGTGTTGAAAACCCATCTGGTGTGAAGGTTACTGTTACTCCAGCAGAATTGAAGTTCTGGAAAATTGGGGAGAAAAAAAGTTTCAGAATTGATTTCTTCCCTTTGAGGAATAGCAATGGAAAGTTTGTGTTTGGTGCTTTGGTATGGAACAATGGCACACAAAGGGTGAGGAGTCCTATTGCTCTCAACGTGCTATCTACTTAA
- the LOC114168315 gene encoding fatty acyl-CoA reductase 3-like gives MELGSILHFLQDKTILITGATGFLAKVLLEKILRVQPNVKKLYLLLRAADAKSATHRLHNEIIAKDLFRVLKEKVGVNFNTFISKKTTLVPGDISREDLGIEDTILREEIYDQTDVIINLAATTNFDERYDISLGLNTFGVKYVINFAKKCSKLEVLVHVSTAYVCGEGGEEGLILEKPYHLGDSLNGVSGLDINAEDKVVREKLTELRQLGATEKEIKEVMKDLGLSRAKLYGWPNTYVFTKAMGEMLVEQLKGNLSVVIIRPTIVTSTFKEPFPGWAEGVRTIDSLAVAYGKGKLTCFLGDLRAIVDAIPADMVVNAILVAMLAHAKHPSDDVIYHVGSSVRKPLRYSKLQEVGLRYFTAKPWINKDGRPVKVGKVTVLNNMDSFRRYMFIRYLVVLKGLELANTAFCQYFQGTYLDLNRKIQIVMRLVDLYKPYLFFKAAFDDMNTEKLRMAAREGGVERDLFYFDPEVINWDDYFLNIHLPGVVKYIFK, from the exons ATGGAGTTGGGAAGCATACTGCACTTTCTTCAGGACAAGACCATTTTGATCACCGGAGCCACCGGCTTTCTTGCTAAag TTTTATTGGAGAAGATATTGAGGGTCCAACCAAATGTTAAGAAGCTCTACCTTCTCTTAAGAGCTGCAGACGCCAAATCTGCAACTCATCGCTTGCACAATGAG ATCATAGCGAAGGATTTGTTTAGGGTGTTAAAGGAAAAAGTGGGTGTAAATTTTAACACTTTCATCTCGAAAAAGACGACTCTGGTGCCTGGAGACATTTCTCGTGAAGATTTAGGAATTGAAGATACCATTCTAAGGGAAGAGATTTATGATCAAACAGATGTCATCATAAATTTAGCTGCAACAACTAACTTTGATGAAAg GTATGATATATCTTTGGGGCTAAATACCTTTGGTGTTAAGTATGTGATAAACTTCGCGAAAAAGTGTAGTAAACTTGAGGTTCTTGTGCATGTATCAACAG CTTATGTATGTGGTGAGGGAGGAGAAGAAGGGCTCATATTAGAGAAACCTTATCATTTGGGTGATTCTCTGAATGGAGTTTCTGGATTAGACATCAATGCAGAAGACAAGGTGGTTCGTGAAAAATTGACTGAGTTACGACAACTGGGGGCCACagaaaaggaaattaaagagGTTAtgaaggacttgggtttgagcaG GGCAAAGTTATATGGATGGCCAAACACATACGTATTCACGAAGGCCATGGGAGAGATGCTGGTGGAGCAACTAAAAGGAAACTTATCCGTTGTCATCATTCGTCCTACCATTGTTACAAGCACATTCAAAGAACCTTTCCCTGGTTGGGCAGAAGGTGTAAG AACCATTGACAGTTTAGCAGTAGCTTACGGGAAAGGAAAACTCACATGCTTCCTTGGAGATCTCAGAGCAATTGTTGATGCG ATACCAGCTGACATGGTGGTGAATGCAATACTTGTGGCAATGTTGGCTCATGCAAAGCATCCTAGTGATGATGTTATATACCATGTTGGTTCCTCTGTCAGAAAACCACTGAGATACAGCAAACTTCAAGAAGTTGGCTTGAGGTATTTCACAGCAAAACCATGGATAAACAAGGATGGAAGACCAGTTAAGGTTGGCAAAGTTACGGTGTTGAACAACATGGACAGCTTCAGAAGATATATGTTCATCCGCTACCTCGTTGTGCTCAAG GGACTTGAGCTAGCCAATACTGCATTTTGCCAGTATTTCCAAGGAACATATCTTGATCTCAACAGGAAGATCCAGATTGTGATGCGGTTGGTGGACCTTTACAAGCCCTACTTGTTCTTCAAAGCTGC GTTTGATGATATGAACACAGAGAAGTTGCGAATGGCAGCGAGAGAAGGAGGGGTGGAGAGAGATTTGTTTTACTTTGATCCAGAAGTGATCAATTGGGATGATTACTTTTTGAACATTCACCTTCCTGGTGTGGTGAAGTACATTTTCAAGTGA